In the genome of Olsenella profusa DSM 13989, one region contains:
- the serS gene encoding serine--tRNA ligase, whose amino-acid sequence MLDIKFVRENPDIVDTSCASRQNAHWDRERFFELDEERRSTITEVERLQADRNAASKLIGQLMREGRRDEAEAAKAEVAANKRRIAKLNDRRDQTEGELFDLLAAIPNIPHESVPYGRDDSDNPEVRRWGEPTRFAFEPKAHWDLGPSCGMIDFDRGVKLAGTRFYLLGGTGALMERALINFFVDQHVQAGFKEWWPPVITNHDSLFGTGQLPKFDEDLFHVNGGMYLIPTAEVMLTNIHRDEVLDGASLPLWYTAFTPCFREEAGSAGRDTRGIIRVHEFDKVEMVKFARPEDSMDQLESMVVEAESCLQLLGLPYRVVTLCTGDLGFSATKCYDLEVWLPSYDAYKEISSCSNCWDFQARRANIRYRDPKEFKGTRLVHTLNGSGLAVGRTMAAIMENYQNADGSITVPKALRPYMRGLEVIRPEH is encoded by the coding sequence AGAATGCCCACTGGGATCGCGAACGCTTCTTCGAGCTCGACGAGGAGCGTCGTTCCACCATCACGGAGGTCGAGCGGCTGCAGGCCGATCGCAATGCCGCGTCCAAGCTCATCGGCCAGCTCATGCGCGAGGGCAGACGGGACGAGGCCGAGGCCGCAAAGGCCGAGGTCGCGGCTAACAAGAGACGCATCGCAAAGCTCAACGACAGGCGCGACCAGACCGAGGGGGAGCTCTTTGACCTGCTTGCCGCCATCCCCAACATCCCCCACGAGTCCGTGCCCTACGGCAGGGACGACTCCGATAACCCCGAGGTGCGCCGCTGGGGCGAGCCGACACGGTTCGCCTTCGAGCCCAAGGCCCACTGGGACCTCGGTCCCTCCTGTGGCATGATCGACTTCGATCGCGGCGTCAAGCTCGCCGGCACCCGCTTCTACCTGCTGGGAGGCACGGGCGCCCTCATGGAGCGCGCCCTCATCAACTTCTTCGTCGACCAGCACGTGCAGGCCGGCTTCAAGGAGTGGTGGCCACCCGTCATCACCAACCACGACTCACTCTTTGGCACGGGTCAGCTGCCCAAGTTCGACGAGGATCTCTTCCACGTGAACGGTGGCATGTACCTCATCCCCACGGCCGAGGTCATGCTCACCAACATCCATCGGGACGAGGTGCTCGACGGCGCCTCGCTGCCCCTGTGGTACACGGCCTTCACGCCGTGCTTCCGCGAGGAGGCGGGCTCCGCCGGCCGCGACACCCGTGGCATCATTCGCGTGCATGAGTTCGACAAGGTCGAGATGGTCAAGTTCGCCAGGCCCGAGGACTCCATGGACCAGCTCGAGTCCATGGTGGTCGAGGCCGAGAGCTGCCTGCAGCTTCTGGGCCTGCCCTACCGCGTGGTCACGCTCTGCACGGGCGACCTTGGCTTCTCCGCCACCAAGTGCTACGACCTCGAGGTCTGGCTGCCCAGCTATGATGCCTACAAGGAGATCTCCTCCTGCTCCAACTGCTGGGACTTCCAGGCCCGTCGCGCCAACATCCGCTACCGGGATCCCAAGGAGTTCAAGGGCACACGCCTGGTGCACACGCTCAATGGCTCCGGCCTGGCCGTGGGCCGCACGATGGCCGCCATCATGGAGAACTATCAGAACGCCGACGGCTCCATCACGGTGCCCAAGGCCCTGCGTCCCTACATGCGCGGCCTTGAGGTCATACGGCCGGAGCACTGA
- a CDS encoding exodeoxyribonuclease III, with product MPTTTSDATGRELTLVSWNVNGLRAVIRKDPGFAEVFSSCDADVFAIQETKLQEGQIELDIPDYTQTWNYAKRKGYSGTAVFSREEPLSVIRRIGSPVADDEGRVCALEFPTYWFVDVYTPNSKDGLARLDERMTWDERYRAFLSGLAEDKPVITCGDFNVAHEEIDLKNPATNHQNAGFSDEERSSFGRLLDAGFTDSFRRLYPDRTDAYSWWSYRMRARERNVGWRIDYFLVSDDAANRIEGASILSDVYGSDHCPIELRIRL from the coding sequence TTGCCCACCACCACCAGCGACGCCACAGGACGCGAGCTCACGCTCGTCTCGTGGAACGTGAACGGCCTGCGCGCCGTCATAAGGAAGGATCCCGGCTTTGCCGAGGTGTTCTCCTCGTGCGACGCCGATGTCTTTGCCATCCAGGAGACGAAGCTCCAGGAGGGCCAGATCGAGCTGGACATCCCGGATTACACACAGACGTGGAACTATGCCAAGCGCAAGGGCTATTCGGGCACCGCGGTCTTCAGCCGGGAGGAGCCTCTCTCCGTCATACGACGAATCGGCTCGCCCGTTGCGGATGACGAGGGGCGCGTGTGCGCGCTGGAGTTTCCCACCTACTGGTTCGTGGACGTCTATACGCCCAACTCCAAGGACGGGCTCGCCCGCCTGGACGAGCGCATGACGTGGGACGAGCGCTACCGCGCCTTCCTGTCTGGCCTTGCCGAGGACAAGCCCGTCATCACCTGTGGGGACTTCAATGTGGCCCATGAGGAGATCGACCTCAAGAACCCCGCCACCAACCATCAGAACGCAGGCTTCTCGGACGAGGAGCGCTCGAGCTTCGGCAGGCTGCTGGATGCGGGCTTCACCGACAGCTTCCGCAGGCTCTACCCCGACCGTACGGATGCCTACAGCTGGTGGAGCTATCGCATGCGCGCCCGTGAGCGAAACGTGGGGTGGCGCATCGACTACTTTCTGGTGAGCGACGACGCGGCCAACCGCATCGAGGGCGCGTCCATCCTCTCGGACGTGTATGGCAGCGACCACTGCCCCATCGAGCTGCGGATCAGGCTATAG
- a CDS encoding patatin-like phospholipase family protein, whose translation MDTLTNNILDCALVFEGGGYRAAYTAGIARVLLEQQMYFDFVCGLSAGASHTVDYVSRDLHRTRWAFMGHKPTGVQIGGIPSLVRGMGYFNADYLYAGCVEDGYLPFDWDTFQANPTRIRIQAFERDSGRTLTFGKEDMPDVITTINLVRASSTLPGMMKPLPMDGRVLLDGGLGHGAGIPLHMAEEAGYHKFFFVATRPKGYRKMPPSKRDRMLYGVIARDHPYLRHALLTRWERYNDELGRMERLAREGRCLVVYPDEMPVQNSTLDTTRLEAAYDMGHAQGMRDLPQWREFLFGAPDAGPHPDPADIRERIRRADGNDDYIVLEP comes from the coding sequence ATGGACACTCTCACCAACAACATCCTCGATTGTGCGCTGGTCTTTGAGGGCGGCGGCTACCGCGCGGCCTACACGGCAGGCATTGCGCGCGTGCTTTTGGAACAGCAGATGTACTTTGACTTTGTGTGTGGCCTCTCCGCCGGCGCAAGCCATACGGTCGACTATGTCTCGCGCGACCTGCATCGCACGCGGTGGGCCTTCATGGGGCACAAGCCCACAGGCGTGCAGATTGGTGGCATACCCTCCCTGGTACGGGGCATGGGCTACTTCAATGCCGACTATCTCTATGCGGGCTGCGTGGAGGATGGGTACCTGCCCTTCGACTGGGACACGTTCCAGGCCAACCCGACGCGCATTCGCATCCAGGCCTTCGAGCGCGACAGCGGCCGCACACTGACGTTTGGCAAGGAGGACATGCCCGACGTCATCACCACCATCAACCTGGTGCGTGCCAGCTCGACGCTCCCCGGCATGATGAAGCCCCTGCCCATGGATGGCCGCGTGCTGCTGGATGGCGGACTGGGCCACGGCGCCGGCATCCCCCTGCACATGGCCGAGGAGGCGGGCTACCACAAGTTCTTCTTCGTGGCGACGCGCCCCAAGGGCTATCGCAAGATGCCGCCCTCCAAACGCGACCGCATGCTGTATGGCGTGATCGCGCGGGATCATCCCTATCTGCGCCATGCCCTGCTCACCCGCTGGGAGCGCTACAACGACGAACTGGGGCGCATGGAGCGTCTGGCTCGTGAGGGACGCTGTCTCGTCGTGTACCCCGACGAGATGCCCGTCCAGAACAGCACGCTCGACACCACACGCCTTGAGGCGGCCTATGACATGGGCCACGCCCAGGGGATGCGCGACCTGCCCCAGTGGCGTGAGTTCCTGTTTGGCGCACCCGACGCCGGCCCGCACCCCGATCCTGCGGACATACGCGAGCGCATCCGCCGGGCGGACGGCAATGACGACTATATTGTTCTGGAGCCATAG
- a CDS encoding NAD-dependent protein deacylase, with protein MAQTITDPHEAARALREHVDKAHDMVFFGGAGVSTASGIPDFRSPGGLYHQHFSSAYSPEELLSHHLYVEHPEEFFDFYRTMMCAPDARPNQVHRKLADLEREGRLRAIITQNIDGLHQAAGSRNVIELHGSTHRNVCQRCGRMYSQEWVLATTGVPRCEACGGPIKPDVVLYEEALDERNLVAAVTALSEADLLVIGGTSLVVYPAAGLVSYFSGNDLVICNQEPTPEDARADLVCACDIARAFDW; from the coding sequence ATGGCTCAGACGATCACAGACCCACATGAGGCGGCCCGCGCGCTCAGGGAGCATGTGGACAAGGCGCACGACATGGTGTTCTTTGGCGGGGCAGGCGTCTCCACGGCAAGCGGCATTCCCGACTTTCGCAGTCCGGGAGGCCTCTACCACCAGCACTTCTCCAGCGCGTACTCGCCCGAGGAGCTGCTGAGCCACCACCTGTACGTCGAGCACCCGGAGGAGTTCTTCGACTTCTACCGCACCATGATGTGCGCCCCCGACGCCAGGCCCAACCAGGTGCACAGGAAGCTTGCCGACCTCGAGCGGGAGGGCAGGCTCAGGGCCATCATCACGCAGAACATCGACGGCCTGCACCAGGCGGCGGGCTCCAGGAACGTCATCGAGCTTCATGGCTCCACGCACCGTAACGTCTGCCAGCGCTGTGGGCGCATGTATTCGCAGGAGTGGGTGCTTGCCACCACGGGGGTGCCGCGCTGCGAGGCGTGCGGGGGCCCAATCAAGCCCGACGTGGTGCTCTACGAGGAGGCGCTGGACGAGCGCAACCTCGTGGCTGCCGTGACGGCCTTGAGCGAGGCGGACCTGCTCGTCATAGGCGGCACCTCGCTGGTGGTCTATCCGGCCGCCGGGCTTGTGAGCTACTTCTCGGGGAACGACCTCGTCATCTGCAACCAGGAGCCCACGCCCGAGGACGCCCGGGCCGACCTCGTGTGCGCCTGCGACATCGCCAGGGCGTTTGATTGGTAG
- the folE gene encoding GTP cyclohydrolase I FolE, which translates to MDRARIERGVRLMLEGMGEDPEREGLLETPARVARALEESCAGLHQDPAPLFEKSFDAHCHEMVIVRDIPFYSLCEHHLLPFFGMAHVAYLPGRDGRVCGISKLARVVDVYAKRPQIQEQLTRQVADAIMEGVDALGVLVVMEAEHLCMTMRGVRKPGSKTTTSAVRGAFEHHGATRDEAMSLIMRGSR; encoded by the coding sequence ATGGATCGTGCGAGGATCGAGCGGGGCGTGCGCCTCATGCTGGAGGGCATGGGCGAGGATCCCGAGCGCGAGGGCCTGCTCGAGACGCCCGCCCGGGTGGCGCGCGCCCTCGAGGAGAGCTGTGCGGGCCTCCATCAGGATCCCGCCCCCCTCTTCGAGAAGTCCTTTGACGCCCATTGCCACGAGATGGTCATCGTGCGCGACATCCCGTTCTATTCCCTGTGCGAGCATCACCTGCTGCCCTTCTTTGGCATGGCGCACGTGGCCTATCTGCCGGGCAGGGACGGCCGCGTCTGTGGCATCTCCAAGCTTGCCCGCGTGGTCGATGTGTACGCCAAGCGCCCCCAGATCCAAGAGCAGCTCACGCGCCAGGTGGCGGACGCCATCATGGAGGGGGTCGATGCGCTGGGCGTGCTCGTGGTGATGGAGGCCGAGCACCTCTGCATGACCATGCGCGGTGTGCGCAAGCCTGGCTCCAAGACCACCACCTCTGCCGTGCGCGGCGCCTTCGAGCACCATGGTGCCACGCGTGACGAGGCCATGAGCCTCATCATGCGGGGGAGCCGCTGA
- the folP gene encoding dihydropteroate synthase, which yields MLREDYSTWRCGRHELSLTRPRVMGILNVTPDSFSDGGDNFDTTQAIARALQMLDEGADIIDVGGESTRPGHTPLAAEEEGERVVPVIRGILAAAPSAIVSIDTRHPAVAKMAVRLGVSIINDVSGFTDPAMIQVAAESSCGCIIMHWNKLSGVSSRRSVTLDSARPGRPPQQRQIPTSTRRFTLPEEAPLMREIMGFLGDQARLVMRAGVSHGRICIDPGPGFDKNADEDIVIQRATHKLASMGYPVVTAVSRKRFVGSVSGVIDPDGRDAASVGMALSAIEHGARIVRVHDVAGTAQALNGYWAVSKSDSRQGFVSLGSNLGDRMANLTRAVKLINQIPLTCVVQVSRAYETEPAYGIATPVANAVAEIRSELHPVVLIDALLNVEDQLKRIRDPKQPGHGPRTIDCDLVFVEGEEHAGGKLTLPHPHLGERDYVLVPMEDLLHDPVRFLMHAGVPVYAPEERVGHVTAELGVLDWQ from the coding sequence ATGCTACGAGAGGACTACTCAACTTGGCGCTGTGGCAGGCACGAGCTGTCGCTCACGCGTCCGCGCGTCATGGGCATCCTTAACGTCACGCCCGACTCCTTCTCCGATGGGGGAGACAACTTCGACACGACGCAGGCCATCGCCCGGGCACTCCAGATGCTGGACGAGGGAGCCGACATCATCGATGTGGGTGGCGAGTCCACGAGGCCGGGGCACACGCCCCTCGCCGCGGAGGAGGAGGGCGAGCGCGTCGTTCCCGTCATCCGCGGCATCCTCGCGGCGGCGCCGTCGGCGATCGTCTCGATTGATACGCGCCACCCCGCCGTTGCCAAGATGGCCGTTCGCCTGGGTGTCTCCATCATCAATGACGTCTCCGGCTTTACGGACCCTGCCATGATCCAGGTGGCCGCCGAATCCTCATGCGGCTGCATCATCATGCACTGGAACAAGCTGAGCGGCGTCAGCAGCCGCCGTTCCGTCACGCTCGACTCCGCGCGCCCCGGCAGGCCCCCGCAGCAGCGCCAGATCCCCACCAGCACCAGGCGCTTCACGCTGCCCGAGGAGGCGCCGCTCATGCGCGAGATCATGGGCTTCTTGGGTGACCAGGCGCGCCTGGTCATGCGTGCGGGCGTCAGCCACGGCCGCATCTGCATCGACCCGGGCCCGGGCTTCGACAAGAACGCCGACGAGGACATCGTCATCCAGCGCGCCACGCACAAGCTTGCCTCCATGGGCTATCCCGTGGTGACGGCGGTGTCGCGCAAGCGCTTCGTGGGCTCGGTCTCCGGCGTGATCGATCCCGATGGGCGTGACGCCGCCAGTGTCGGCATGGCGCTCTCCGCCATCGAGCACGGCGCGCGCATCGTGCGCGTGCACGACGTGGCTGGTACCGCCCAGGCGCTCAACGGCTACTGGGCCGTCTCGAAGTCCGACTCGCGTCAGGGGTTCGTCTCGCTCGGCTCGAACCTCGGCGACCGCATGGCCAACCTCACGCGGGCGGTCAAGCTCATCAACCAGATTCCGCTCACGTGCGTCGTGCAGGTGAGTCGTGCCTATGAGACCGAGCCCGCCTACGGCATCGCGACGCCCGTGGCCAATGCCGTGGCCGAGATACGCAGCGAGCTGCACCCCGTCGTGCTCATTGACGCGCTGCTCAACGTCGAGGATCAGCTCAAGCGCATACGCGATCCCAAGCAGCCGGGGCATGGCCCGCGCACCATCGATTGCGACCTCGTCTTCGTGGAGGGCGAGGAGCATGCCGGCGGCAAGCTCACGCTGCCCCACCCGCACCTGGGCGAGCGCGACTATGTGCTCGTCCCCATGGAGGACCTCCTGCACGACCCCGTCCGCTTCCTCATGCATGCGGGCGTGCCCGTGTATGCGCCCGAGGAGCGCGTGGGCCATGTGACCGCCGAGCTTGGCGTGCTCGACTGGCAGTAG
- a CDS encoding type III pantothenate kinase, protein MLLSVDVGNTQTTLGLFAADGACRRQWRMASRKTDTADELHERLFGYFLMLGLDLGDVTDVAIASVVPLLTREWTDMMTRILNKGDVLVVDATRDCGIAIAMPDPRQVGADRIANAVAARATYGSPVIVVDFGTATNIDVVDGRGRFRGGAIMPGLMLSAGALFSRAARLSSVSLVAPEHALGTTTEEAVQSGIVIGAAAQAEGLVARIRHELRDEDPTLGACRVVGTGGLAEEIAKATDLFDAIDPDLTIRGIRHIWQHRATKRQGRRG, encoded by the coding sequence GTGCTTCTTTCCGTGGACGTTGGCAACACGCAGACGACGCTGGGACTGTTCGCTGCGGATGGCGCGTGCCGTCGCCAGTGGCGCATGGCCTCGAGGAAGACGGACACGGCCGACGAGCTGCACGAGCGCCTCTTTGGCTACTTTCTGATGCTGGGGCTCGACCTGGGCGACGTCACCGACGTGGCCATCGCCAGCGTGGTGCCCCTGCTCACGCGCGAGTGGACGGACATGATGACGCGCATCCTCAACAAGGGGGACGTGCTGGTGGTGGATGCGACGCGCGATTGCGGCATCGCGATCGCCATGCCCGACCCGCGCCAGGTGGGGGCGGATCGCATCGCCAATGCCGTGGCGGCACGCGCGACGTATGGCTCCCCCGTCATCGTGGTGGACTTTGGCACGGCTACCAACATCGACGTGGTCGATGGGAGGGGCCGCTTTCGTGGTGGCGCCATCATGCCGGGACTCATGCTCTCGGCGGGGGCGCTCTTCTCGCGCGCGGCAAGGCTGTCGAGCGTGAGCCTCGTGGCTCCCGAGCACGCGCTTGGCACCACGACCGAGGAGGCGGTGCAGTCGGGAATCGTCATCGGCGCCGCCGCCCAGGCGGAAGGCCTGGTGGCGCGCATCCGGCACGAGCTGCGCGACGAGGATCCCACCCTGGGGGCGTGCCGTGTGGTGGGCACGGGCGGGCTTGCCGAGGAGATCGCCAAGGCGACGGACCTCTTTGACGCCATCGACCCCGACCTCACGATCCGCGGCATCCGACACATATGGCAGCACCGTGCCACGAAGCGCCAGGGGAGGCGGGGCTAG
- the rpmE gene encoding 50S ribosomal protein L31, with product MKQGIHPEYVECTVRCTCGNTWKTRSTKSEMTVDLCDKCHPFYTGQQKLVDTGGRVQRFSDKFGGAAAAQLKRAEEAKAAKAARAAEEAAAKKAAKEAKAAEKARRAAEYAKRSEAKAVKQAEQAAAEAQAAAETVETAADTEAPAAE from the coding sequence ATGAAGCAAGGAATACATCCCGAGTACGTTGAGTGCACCGTACGGTGCACCTGCGGAAACACCTGGAAGACCCGCTCCACCAAGAGCGAGATGACCGTCGACCTGTGCGACAAGTGCCACCCCTTCTATACCGGCCAGCAGAAGCTCGTTGACACCGGCGGCCGCGTCCAGCGCTTCTCCGACAAGTTTGGTGGTGCCGCTGCTGCCCAGCTCAAGAGGGCCGAGGAGGCCAAGGCCGCCAAGGCCGCCAGGGCGGCCGAGGAGGCCGCCGCCAAGAAGGCCGCCAAGGAGGCAAAGGCCGCCGAGAAGGCCCGGCGTGCCGCCGAGTACGCCAAGAGGTCCGAGGCCAAGGCGGTCAAGCAGGCCGAGCAGGCTGCCGCCGAGGCCCAAGCTGCCGCCGAGACCGTCGAGACCGCTGCCGACACGGAGGCTCCCGCGGCCGAGTAG
- a CDS encoding ATP-binding protein gives MTERNPFTPAFGTTPAILAGRDELLHEMREALVQGTGDPNLSSILVGPRGTGKTVCLSRIAEDAEACGWIAVSSSAIPGLLEDLFEQTLRKASHLVDPHGGVRITNVGVGPLSAGWEYGAERRGNWRTRMGALLDQLAEHGTGLLLTVDEVDASLDELITLASMYQHLVREDRKVALVMAGLPSHVGALLSNRSVSFLRRAQRHTLGRVSDADVADAFRRTMALTSKSLDAEALDACTTATEGFPYMLQLVGFRSWQAAQDKERVGPDDARAGVDNARRDFEEHVLAPSYRELSPMDVSFVNAMLQDKVESRLSDIAQRMGVTSRYASTYRSRLQEAGVVESPARGIVRFCLPGFPAYARHRVELG, from the coding sequence ATGACCGAGAGAAACCCCTTCACACCCGCCTTTGGAACGACCCCCGCCATCCTGGCCGGCCGAGACGAGCTGCTCCACGAGATGCGCGAGGCCCTCGTGCAGGGCACGGGCGACCCCAACCTCTCCAGCATCCTCGTCGGCCCGCGTGGCACCGGCAAGACCGTCTGCCTCTCGCGCATAGCGGAGGATGCGGAGGCGTGCGGCTGGATCGCCGTAAGCAGCTCCGCCATCCCCGGGCTGCTCGAGGACCTCTTCGAGCAGACGCTCCGCAAGGCCTCCCACCTCGTAGACCCCCACGGTGGCGTCCGGATCACCAACGTCGGCGTGGGGCCCCTGAGCGCAGGCTGGGAGTATGGTGCCGAGCGGCGGGGCAACTGGCGCACGCGCATGGGCGCCCTGCTCGACCAGCTGGCAGAGCATGGCACCGGGCTGCTCCTCACCGTCGACGAGGTCGATGCGAGCCTCGACGAGCTGATCACCCTCGCCTCGATGTACCAGCACCTCGTCCGGGAGGACAGGAAGGTCGCGCTGGTCATGGCGGGACTCCCGTCCCACGTGGGCGCCCTCCTCTCGAACAGGAGCGTCTCGTTCCTGAGGAGGGCCCAGCGTCACACGCTTGGTAGGGTATCGGATGCGGACGTGGCCGACGCCTTCAGGCGGACCATGGCGCTCACCAGCAAGTCGCTGGACGCCGAGGCGTTGGACGCCTGCACCACGGCGACGGAGGGCTTCCCCTACATGCTGCAACTCGTGGGGTTCAGGAGCTGGCAGGCGGCGCAGGACAAGGAGCGCGTCGGCCCCGACGACGCCCGGGCAGGGGTCGACAACGCGCGGAGGGACTTCGAGGAGCACGTCCTGGCGCCAAGCTACCGTGAGCTCTCGCCCATGGACGTGAGCTTCGTCAATGCCATGCTGCAGGACAAGGTGGAGAGCCGCCTTTCCGACATCGCCCAGCGCATGGGCGTCACGAGCCGCTATGCCTCCACCTATCGCAGCAGGCTCCAGGAGGCGGGGGTGGTGGAGAGCCCCGCCCGCGGTATCGTGCGCTTCTGCCTGCCGGGCTTCCCGGCATATGCCCGGCACAGGGTGGAGCTGGGGTAA
- a CDS encoding NAD(P)/FAD-dependent oxidoreductase, with translation MPDTPLRAAPEAAPELPGTLRTDILIIGAGPAGIFCALGLIERGDARHITMVEKGLPIERRSCPKERTSQCVHCEPCRITTGFSGAGAFSDGKLSLSHEVGGDLPELIGADRVQGTISRVDQMYLSYGADPRVEGVGNTQEVAEIRRRAIKAGLKLVDCPIRHLGTERAQEIYARIEHRLEEAGVTLLFGNECSEVLVGDGCCTGAIIHPINAAPGERTCRVTAAETIVATGRRGADWFDRMCLEHGIGHHAGPCDIGVRVEVRNEVMEDVNNVLYESKLVGYPDPFRNKVRTFCQNPGGFVSQENYDGGLAVVNGHSYKERKSDNTNLAVLVSFNFREPFHEPIAYAQHVGRLCNMLGAGHILVQRFGDILDGKRTWPAELCRSNVVPTLPDSEAGDITSAMPHRAMIEIVEFIRAVDQVVPGFAADETLLYAPELKFYSNRVGMDGHFDTNVAHLHCLGDSSGWTRGLMMSSVMGLLMGEELAAR, from the coding sequence ATGCCTGACACACCCCTGAGGGCTGCCCCCGAGGCAGCCCCCGAGCTCCCCGGGACCCTCAGGACGGACATCCTCATCATAGGAGCCGGACCAGCAGGCATCTTCTGCGCACTTGGCCTCATCGAGCGCGGCGACGCGCGGCACATCACCATGGTCGAGAAGGGGCTTCCCATAGAGCGGCGCAGCTGTCCCAAGGAGCGGACGAGCCAGTGCGTGCACTGCGAGCCCTGCCGCATCACGACGGGCTTCTCGGGTGCGGGTGCCTTCTCCGATGGCAAGCTCTCGCTCTCGCACGAGGTGGGTGGCGACCTGCCCGAGCTCATCGGCGCCGACCGTGTGCAGGGGACCATCAGTCGCGTCGACCAGATGTACCTCTCGTATGGTGCGGACCCACGCGTGGAGGGCGTGGGCAACACGCAGGAGGTGGCCGAGATCCGCCGCCGTGCCATCAAGGCGGGCCTCAAGCTCGTCGACTGCCCCATCCGCCATCTGGGGACGGAGAGGGCCCAGGAGATCTACGCACGCATCGAGCATCGTCTCGAGGAGGCGGGCGTCACCCTGCTCTTTGGGAACGAGTGCTCCGAGGTGCTCGTCGGGGACGGCTGCTGCACGGGCGCCATCATCCATCCCATCAATGCCGCGCCGGGCGAGCGCACCTGTCGCGTCACCGCCGCCGAGACCATCGTGGCCACGGGCCGCCGTGGTGCGGACTGGTTCGATCGGATGTGCCTGGAGCATGGCATCGGGCACCATGCGGGGCCATGCGACATCGGTGTGCGCGTCGAGGTGCGCAACGAGGTCATGGAGGACGTCAACAACGTGCTCTACGAGTCGAAGCTCGTGGGCTATCCCGATCCCTTCCGCAACAAGGTGCGCACGTTCTGCCAGAACCCCGGTGGCTTCGTGAGCCAGGAGAACTACGACGGCGGCCTCGCCGTGGTCAACGGGCACAGCTACAAGGAGCGTAAGAGCGACAACACCAACCTTGCGGTGCTGGTCTCGTTCAACTTCCGCGAACCGTTCCACGAACCGATAGCCTATGCCCAGCATGTGGGCCGCCTGTGCAACATGCTTGGCGCCGGGCACATCCTCGTGCAGCGCTTCGGCGACATCCTGGATGGGAAGCGCACCTGGCCCGCGGAGCTGTGTCGCTCCAACGTGGTGCCCACGCTGCCCGATTCCGAGGCGGGCGACATCACCTCCGCCATGCCGCACCGTGCGATGATCGAGATCGTCGAGTTCATACGGGCCGTGGACCAGGTGGTGCCGGGCTTTGCCGCCGACGAGACCCTGCTCTATGCGCCGGAGCTCAAGTTCTACAGCAACCGGGTGGGCATGGACGGGCACTTTGACACCAACGTGGCCCACCTGCACTGCCTGGGCGACTCGAGCGGCTGGACGCGCGGGCTCATGATGAGTTCCGTGATGGGGCTGCTCATGGGCGAGGAGCTGGCCGCACGCTGA
- the prfA gene encoding peptide chain release factor 1: MGDKLEKIIAAYEELERKMMDPAVMSDPKEYTRIAKEHSSQAELVAKARAYLQAKEDIEAAKEMLHETSDAGDKEMLQADIAENEERLPGLEDEIKVMLIPGDPNDEKNTIVEIRAGVGGDEAGIFAGDLFKMYEGLAQSRGWKIEVLSSSPSEAGGFKTIEFKVTGDKVYSVMKYESGVHRVQRVPKTESQGRIQTSTATVAVLPEAEDIDIEIKEEDLRVDTYCASGPGGQGVNTTYSAVRITHLPTGTVVQSQDQRSQIQNRAVCMEMLRARLYEMELERQQEEQGAARLSQIGHGNRSEKIRTYNQPQDRVTDHRIGFNSTYDGVLLGDRLPEVIEALAAAERAEKLARMA; the protein is encoded by the coding sequence ATGGGCGACAAGCTAGAGAAGATCATCGCTGCCTACGAGGAGCTCGAACGGAAGATGATGGACCCGGCCGTGATGTCGGATCCCAAGGAATACACACGCATCGCCAAGGAGCACTCCAGCCAGGCGGAGCTGGTGGCAAAGGCGCGCGCGTACCTGCAAGCCAAGGAGGACATCGAGGCGGCAAAGGAGATGCTGCACGAGACCTCCGACGCCGGGGACAAGGAGATGCTGCAGGCCGACATCGCCGAGAACGAGGAGCGGCTGCCCGGCCTCGAGGACGAGATCAAGGTCATGCTCATTCCCGGCGACCCCAACGACGAGAAGAACACCATCGTGGAGATCCGTGCGGGCGTGGGTGGTGACGAGGCGGGCATCTTTGCGGGCGACCTCTTCAAGATGTACGAGGGCCTTGCCCAGTCACGTGGCTGGAAGATCGAGGTGCTCTCGTCCAGCCCCAGCGAGGCGGGCGGCTTCAAGACCATCGAGTTCAAGGTCACGGGCGACAAGGTCTATTCCGTCATGAAGTACGAGAGCGGCGTCCACCGCGTGCAGCGCGTGCCCAAGACCGAGAGCCAGGGGCGCATACAGACCTCGACGGCCACCGTGGCCGTGCTGCCCGAGGCCGAGGACATCGACATCGAGATCAAGGAGGAGGACCTGCGCGTGGACACGTACTGCGCCTCCGGACCGGGCGGGCAGGGCGTCAACACCACGTACTCCGCCGTGCGCATCACACACCTGCCCACGGGCACCGTCGTGCAGTCGCAGGACCAGCGCTCGCAGATCCAGAACCGGGCCGTGTGCATGGAGATGCTGCGCGCCCGCCTGTACGAGATGGAGCTCGAGCGGCAGCAGGAGGAGCAGGGCGCCGCGCGCCTCTCGCAGATAGGCCATGGCAACCGCTCCGAGAAGATCCGCACGTACAACCAGCCGCAGGATCGCGTGACCGATCACCGCATCGGCTTCAACAGCACCTATGACGGCGTGCTGCTGGGCGACAGGCTGCCCGAGGTCATCGAGGCCCTCGCCGCCGCCGAGCGTGCCGAGAAGCTCGCACGGATGGCATAG